Proteins from a genomic interval of Symmachiella macrocystis:
- a CDS encoding TadE/TadG family type IV pilus assembly protein translates to MRQIRRNKSQQSNRSGALTVEFALVVPLLFLFFFAQLEFSRANMIRNMITTACYEGARAGVVPGATADQIRASAQNILDIAGVSVSEITVTPSVVTTETTVVTVTIDVPLDDNSWIIPRYFIGQSFTDSVTLDRERMDLMVF, encoded by the coding sequence ATGCGACAAATCAGACGAAACAAATCCCAACAAAGCAATCGCAGCGGTGCACTCACCGTCGAATTTGCACTGGTCGTTCCACTGTTATTCTTATTCTTTTTTGCCCAGTTAGAGTTTTCACGCGCTAACATGATTCGGAACATGATCACGACCGCTTGCTACGAAGGAGCACGCGCGGGTGTTGTGCCTGGAGCAACGGCAGACCAAATCCGCGCGTCGGCACAAAACATTCTCGACATTGCCGGCGTCTCGGTGTCCGAAATCACCGTGACGCCCAGTGTGGTCACGACCGAAACGACCGTTGTGACAGTCACGATTGACGTTCCGCTCGATGACAACAGCTGGATCATCCCGCGGTATTTCATCGGCCAATCCTTTACCGATTCCGTGACGCTCGACCGCGAAAGAATGGATTTGATGGTATTCTGA